From the genome of Dickeya aquatica, one region includes:
- a CDS encoding amino acid permease — MAQHDMRPADTREPTLRRELKARHLTMIAIGGSIGTGLFVASGATVSQAGPGGALLSYALIGLMVYFLMTSLGELAAFMPVSGSFATYGARYVEEGFGFALGWNYWYNWAVTIAVDLVAAQLVMGYWFPDVPGWIWSALFLSLMFLLNYISVKGFGEAEYWFSLIKVTTVILFIAIGVLMIAGILRGGEHAGWHNWQIGDAPFAGGFSAMIGVAMIVGFSFQGTELIGVAAGESKDPQTTIPRAVRQVFWRILLFYIFAILIISLLIPYTDPNLLRNEVKDISVSPFTLVFQNAGLLSAAALMNAVILTAVLSAGNSGMYASTRMLFTLAREGKAPACFGILSKGGVPRNALYATTVVAGLCFLTSMFGNQTVYMWLLNTSGMTGFIAWLGIAISHYRFRRGYVLQGLDLNALPYRSGFFPLGPIFAFVLCLVITLGQNYQAFLADKIDWYAVTATYVGIPLFLVIWFGFRLVKGSRIVPYAQMTFPEHK; from the coding sequence ATGGCTCAACATGATATGCGTCCCGCTGATACGCGGGAACCGACACTACGTCGTGAATTAAAAGCACGGCATTTGACCATGATAGCAATTGGCGGCTCTATCGGCACCGGACTGTTCGTTGCCTCCGGTGCAACGGTTTCTCAGGCCGGGCCGGGTGGCGCGTTGCTGTCATACGCACTGATTGGCCTGATGGTGTATTTCCTGATGACCAGCCTTGGCGAGCTGGCGGCGTTTATGCCGGTATCCGGCTCGTTTGCCACCTACGGGGCACGGTATGTCGAAGAGGGCTTTGGCTTCGCGCTTGGCTGGAATTACTGGTACAACTGGGCGGTCACGATCGCAGTCGATCTGGTGGCTGCACAACTGGTAATGGGTTATTGGTTCCCTGATGTACCCGGCTGGATATGGAGTGCCCTGTTCCTGTCGCTGATGTTTCTGCTCAACTATATCTCGGTAAAAGGATTTGGTGAGGCGGAGTATTGGTTTTCTCTCATCAAGGTTACGACCGTGATTTTGTTTATTGCGATCGGTGTGCTGATGATTGCCGGCATTCTGCGCGGCGGCGAGCACGCAGGCTGGCATAACTGGCAGATTGGTGATGCGCCGTTTGCGGGTGGCTTCTCCGCCATGATTGGCGTGGCGATGATAGTCGGCTTCTCGTTTCAGGGTACCGAGCTGATAGGTGTGGCGGCGGGCGAGTCTAAAGATCCGCAAACCACCATACCGCGAGCGGTGCGTCAGGTATTTTGGCGCATTCTGCTGTTCTATATTTTCGCTATTCTCATTATCAGCCTGCTGATTCCTTACACCGACCCGAACCTGCTGCGTAATGAAGTCAAGGATATCAGCGTTAGCCCGTTTACTCTGGTGTTCCAGAATGCCGGGTTACTGTCTGCGGCGGCATTGATGAATGCGGTTATTCTGACGGCGGTGTTGTCAGCGGGGAACTCAGGGATGTATGCCTCAACGCGTATGCTGTTTACCCTGGCGCGCGAAGGCAAAGCACCGGCCTGTTTCGGCATACTCTCTAAAGGTGGCGTGCCGCGTAATGCGCTTTATGCCACCACGGTTGTAGCGGGGTTGTGCTTTTTGACCTCGATGTTTGGCAACCAGACGGTATACATGTGGCTGCTTAATACGTCCGGCATGACGGGCTTCATCGCCTGGCTGGGGATTGCCATCAGCCATTACCGCTTCCGTCGTGGCTATGTGTTACAGGGGCTTGATCTGAACGCACTGCCTTACCGTTCCGGCTTTTTCCCGCTGGGGCCGATATTTGCTTTCGTGCTGTGTCTGGTGATTACACTCGGGCAGAACTATCAGGCGTTTCTGGCAGATAAAATTGACTGGTATGCCGTCACCGCGACCTACGTCGGTATTCCATTGTTTCTGGTTATCTGGTTCGGTTTCCGGCTGGTAAAAGGCTCACGCATCGTGCCATATGCCCAGATGACGTTCCCTGAACATAAATAG
- a CDS encoding sugar transporter, translating into MTSASPSRATAWLRVVTLAVAAFIFNTTEFIPVGLLSDIAATFTMKTEDVGLMITIYAWIVTVASLICMLLTSAIERRKLLIGLFCLFIASHLLSAVAWNFSVLVLSRAGVALAHSVFWSITASLAIRLAPPGKRAQALGLIATGSSLAMVLGLPLGRVIGQYLGWRMTFLTIAAGATVALVMLARLLPRLPSEHSGSLASVPKLFRRPALVGIYLLTVVVVSAHFTAYSYIEPFIQTVARLPENFTTLILLLFGCAGIVGSMLYSRYSERFPLGFLVSAMLLLFICLTLLMPVSAYPFGLTVLCLVWGLAMMAIGLAMQAKVLSLAPDASDIAMSIFSGLFNLGIGAGALLGSQVSLHLGMANIGYVGAPLVLLALLTVLLTVYRNARLVHSRI; encoded by the coding sequence ATGACTTCCGCTTCTCCCTCACGAGCAACGGCCTGGTTGCGCGTGGTGACGCTGGCTGTGGCCGCGTTTATTTTTAATACCACCGAATTTATCCCGGTGGGCCTGCTCAGTGATATCGCCGCCACCTTCACCATGAAAACCGAAGATGTCGGGCTGATGATTACTATTTATGCCTGGATAGTCACCGTAGCCTCACTCATCTGTATGTTACTGACCAGCGCAATTGAACGGCGCAAACTGTTAATCGGTTTATTTTGCCTGTTCATCGCCAGCCATTTGCTCTCTGCCGTGGCCTGGAACTTTAGCGTACTGGTCCTCTCCCGAGCCGGGGTCGCACTGGCGCATTCGGTGTTCTGGTCTATCACGGCTTCGCTGGCCATTCGCCTTGCCCCACCCGGCAAACGCGCGCAGGCGCTGGGACTCATCGCCACCGGCTCCTCGCTGGCAATGGTGTTGGGTTTACCACTGGGGCGCGTAATCGGCCAATATCTGGGCTGGCGTATGACGTTTTTGACCATTGCCGCAGGCGCAACCGTCGCCCTGGTGATGCTTGCCCGACTGTTACCACGCTTACCGAGCGAACATTCCGGTTCGCTGGCCAGTGTGCCGAAATTATTTCGCCGCCCGGCCCTGGTGGGGATTTATCTGCTCACCGTGGTGGTGGTCAGCGCCCATTTTACCGCCTACAGCTATATCGAGCCGTTTATTCAAACGGTGGCAAGGCTGCCGGAAAACTTTACCACGCTGATTTTGCTGCTATTTGGCTGTGCCGGGATCGTGGGCAGCATGCTGTATAGCCGCTATAGCGAGCGTTTTCCGCTCGGCTTTCTGGTTAGCGCCATGCTGTTATTGTTTATCTGCCTGACTCTGTTGATGCCGGTATCCGCTTATCCTTTCGGATTAACCGTGTTATGTCTGGTATGGGGTCTTGCCATGATGGCGATTGGGCTGGCGATGCAAGCCAAGGTGCTGTCACTGGCTCCTGACGCCAGTGATATCGCCATGTCGATTTTCTCCGGGTTGTTTAACCTCGGCATTGGTGCCGGTGCGCTGCTGGGCAGCCAGGTCAGCCTGCATTTGGGCATGGCCAATATCGGTTATGTCGGAGCCCCTTTGGTGTTACTGGCCCTGCTGACGGTGTTGCTCACGGTTTATCGCAACGCTCGTCTGGTGCACTCGCGTATCTAG
- a CDS encoding ABC transporter permease yields the protein MLITVVALIALFGLASDNFLDPNNIINILRSIAIVTVIAIAVSLSLSVGGFDLSVGSTASLANALVISLFVWHGMGPVGAISLTLLLCLLVGLFNAFLIVVLRIPDMLATLASLFVIQGVAMTYSYGGSITQNMLLPSGEMAEGVIPEVFATLGQVPVIVVIMLVVTLVVQLAMSLTQHGRRMYAIGGNPEAARLAGIRTARYRVLAYLLSSLLAGLGGFLLASRIGSSQVNAGSGYLMDAVAAAYIGFSLAGSGKPNALGTLIGAVILGVLQNGLVMLSVPYYAMDIIKGLVLALALAMTYFHKRG from the coding sequence ATGCTGATTACCGTGGTGGCGCTGATAGCCCTGTTTGGGCTGGCGTCAGACAACTTTCTTGACCCGAACAACATCATCAACATCCTGCGTTCGATTGCGATTGTCACGGTGATTGCCATTGCCGTTTCCCTTTCATTGTCCGTCGGTGGCTTTGATTTGTCGGTGGGTTCGACCGCATCGCTGGCAAATGCGCTGGTTATCTCACTGTTTGTCTGGCACGGCATGGGGCCTGTCGGCGCAATCTCGTTAACGTTGTTACTCTGCCTGTTGGTCGGGCTGTTCAATGCGTTTTTAATTGTCGTCCTGCGTATCCCCGATATGCTCGCCACCCTTGCCAGCCTGTTTGTGATTCAGGGGGTGGCCATGACCTACAGTTACGGCGGGTCTATTACCCAAAATATGCTGCTGCCCAGCGGTGAAATGGCAGAAGGCGTGATCCCTGAGGTGTTCGCCACTCTCGGCCAGGTACCGGTGATTGTGGTTATCATGCTGGTGGTCACTCTCGTGGTGCAGCTTGCGATGTCTCTGACCCAGCATGGCCGTCGCATGTACGCCATCGGCGGCAATCCCGAAGCCGCCAGACTGGCCGGTATTCGCACCGCCCGTTACCGGGTACTGGCCTACCTGCTCTCCTCACTGCTGGCGGGGCTTGGGGGATTCCTGCTGGCCTCACGCATTGGCTCATCGCAAGTGAATGCGGGCAGCGGTTATCTGATGGATGCCGTCGCCGCCGCCTATATCGGTTTCTCACTCGCCGGTTCGGGTAAACCTAACGCACTCGGCACACTGATAGGCGCGGTTATCCTCGGCGTGTTACAAAATGGACTGGTGATGTTGTCAGTGCCCTATTACGCGATGGATATCATCAAAGGGCTGGTGCTCGCCCTTGCGCTGGCGATGACCTATTTCCATAAGCGCGGATAA
- a CDS encoding sugar ABC transporter ATP-binding protein — protein MSINPRSRLEMRYISLSFGGFPALRQVNFTLEGGSIHALTGANGAGKSTLMAVLSGCHDHYQGEILLDGQPISVRSPRDAKRQGIYLVQQEVDAALVPTLSVAENILLDQLAERGHWVNWAELYQQATSLLAQLGVEMNVRQRLERCTLAEKQQILLARALSHRCRFLILDEPTAPLDQEESARLFAVVRRLQQDGIGIVFISHRIHELKAICDTLTVLRDGQFVSSGPMQGLSGEDIVERMLGHRLDDIFPQSRPQREPEPLLHVEGLHDDTLLHNISLTLHKGEILGIAGLAGAGKTELCKALFGATPSQIRHGHYHGSPWQPRSPADSVQQGIALVPEERRKEGVFIDESVTMNLSISASDSFSRRGIFRYSQALTWAKQLIERLAIRVSGPQQHLRRLSGGNQQKVAIGKWLRNDAEVLILDEPTKGVDIKAKQDLFTLIDALARQGKGIIYASGEFSELVGLCDRICVLWDGRIVAELDAAHTDEETLLLYSTGGTPS, from the coding sequence ATGTCGATAAATCCGCGTTCGCGTCTGGAAATGCGCTACATTTCCCTCTCTTTTGGTGGTTTCCCCGCGCTCAGGCAGGTCAATTTCACACTGGAAGGCGGCTCCATTCATGCGCTGACGGGGGCGAACGGCGCAGGCAAATCCACCCTGATGGCGGTCTTGTCTGGCTGCCATGACCATTATCAGGGCGAGATTCTGCTTGATGGCCAGCCCATCAGCGTGCGCTCACCGCGCGATGCCAAACGTCAGGGTATTTATCTGGTCCAGCAGGAGGTGGACGCGGCACTGGTGCCAACACTCAGTGTGGCGGAAAACATCCTGCTGGACCAACTCGCAGAGCGCGGCCATTGGGTCAACTGGGCCGAACTGTACCAGCAAGCCACATCATTGCTGGCACAACTCGGCGTCGAGATGAATGTGCGCCAGCGGCTGGAGCGCTGCACCCTGGCGGAAAAACAGCAAATTCTGCTGGCGCGCGCACTCTCGCATCGCTGTCGGTTCCTGATCCTCGACGAGCCTACCGCCCCGCTCGATCAGGAAGAAAGCGCCCGATTGTTTGCCGTGGTACGCCGTCTGCAACAAGACGGCATCGGCATCGTTTTTATTTCCCACCGCATTCACGAGCTCAAAGCCATCTGCGATACCTTGACCGTCTTGCGTGACGGTCAGTTCGTCAGCAGCGGGCCGATGCAAGGCCTGAGCGGTGAAGATATTGTCGAGCGCATGCTGGGCCATCGTCTGGATGATATTTTTCCGCAAAGCCGCCCTCAGCGAGAGCCGGAACCGCTACTGCACGTTGAAGGGTTACACGACGATACCCTGCTGCACAATATTTCGCTCACCCTGCACAAGGGGGAGATTCTCGGCATCGCCGGATTAGCCGGGGCGGGCAAAACCGAGCTTTGTAAAGCCCTGTTTGGCGCAACCCCAAGCCAGATACGCCACGGACATTATCATGGCTCACCCTGGCAGCCCCGCTCACCGGCTGATTCGGTGCAACAAGGCATCGCCCTGGTGCCGGAAGAGCGGCGCAAAGAAGGGGTTTTTATTGATGAATCTGTCACCATGAACCTCAGCATCAGCGCCAGCGACAGCTTTTCCCGCCGTGGTATTTTTCGCTACAGTCAGGCGCTGACATGGGCAAAGCAATTAATCGAGCGGTTGGCTATCCGCGTCAGCGGGCCGCAGCAGCACTTGCGTCGCCTTTCTGGCGGCAACCAGCAAAAAGTGGCGATTGGTAAATGGCTGCGCAATGACGCCGAGGTACTGATCCTCGATGAACCCACCAAAGGGGTGGATATCAAAGCCAAGCAGGATTTGTTCACACTGATAGATGCACTGGCTCGCCAGGGTAAAGGCATTATTTACGCCTCTGGTGAGTTTTCCGAGCTGGTCGGGCTGTGTGATCGCATCTGCGTGCTGTGGGATGGCCGCATCGTTGCCGAACTCGACGCCGCACACACTGATGAAGAAACGTTATTACTTTATTCAACCGGAGGAACTCCCTCGTGA
- a CDS encoding oxidoreductase, with protein sequence MSTTDIRVQVGPANYYSHPGAIDRLNEIYPPEVLAHAFWIYGERALGAAQPYLPQVFSAPTARHARFSAHCSEREVARLVAHAGTESTVVIGVGGGAVLDTAKVVARRLGVPLVAIATIAATCAAWTPLSVWYNDAGQALRFEMFDDANHLVLVEPRIILAAPQAYLLAGIGDTLAKWYEAVVLSPQPHTLPLTVRLGLQTARDIRDVLLHQSAAALDAARSGTLNQDFLDVVDAIIAGGGMVGGLGERYTRVAAAHAIHNGLTVLPQTAEFLHGTKVAYGILVQSALLGDSDTLHQLKAAFQKLGLPVSLAELNVDINDEAALLAVATRTVQAGESVHYLPGNIETAHVLAALRLVEQVSCE encoded by the coding sequence ATGAGCACAACCGATATCCGGGTCCAGGTGGGGCCTGCTAATTACTATTCGCACCCTGGGGCGATTGACCGGTTAAACGAGATTTACCCGCCCGAGGTGTTGGCACACGCATTCTGGATTTATGGCGAGCGTGCGCTGGGCGCAGCACAGCCCTATTTGCCGCAGGTCTTTTCCGCGCCAACGGCCCGCCATGCCCGTTTTTCTGCCCATTGCAGCGAACGCGAAGTGGCCCGGCTCGTGGCTCATGCCGGAACAGAATCAACGGTGGTGATAGGTGTGGGGGGCGGCGCGGTGCTGGATACGGCCAAAGTCGTGGCCCGTCGCCTTGGCGTGCCGCTGGTGGCGATTGCGACTATTGCGGCCACCTGTGCGGCCTGGACGCCGTTGTCTGTCTGGTATAACGATGCCGGGCAGGCGTTGCGTTTTGAAATGTTCGATGATGCCAATCATCTGGTGCTGGTGGAGCCGCGTATTATACTGGCCGCGCCGCAGGCATACCTGCTGGCAGGCATTGGCGACACGCTGGCGAAATGGTACGAGGCGGTGGTACTCAGTCCGCAGCCGCACACTCTGCCGTTAACGGTGCGCCTTGGGCTACAAACCGCGCGGGATATTCGTGATGTGTTGCTACATCAGAGCGCCGCAGCGCTTGATGCCGCGCGCAGCGGTACGCTTAATCAAGACTTTTTGGATGTGGTGGATGCGATTATCGCCGGGGGAGGCATGGTCGGCGGGCTCGGTGAGCGTTACACCCGCGTGGCCGCCGCCCATGCAATACACAATGGCCTGACGGTATTACCACAGACAGCGGAATTTTTGCATGGAACCAAGGTAGCCTACGGTATTTTAGTGCAATCGGCTCTGCTGGGTGATTCGGACACCTTGCATCAGCTAAAAGCCGCCTTCCAGAAGCTGGGGTTGCCGGTGTCGCTGGCGGAACTGAATGTGGATATCAATGATGAGGCGGCCCTGCTGGCGGTCGCCACCCGCACGGTACAGGCTGGCGAATCTGTCCATTATCTGCCCGGTAACATAGAAACAGCGCATGTGCTGGCGGCGTTACGGCTGGTTGAGCAGGTATCGTGCGAATAG
- a CDS encoding KTSC domain-containing protein, with the protein MQRKRVSSTELFSVGYDAQNSTLEVELLNGSLYRYKNVALMIYEELMASNAKARYYARYIRNSFPYDKVQ; encoded by the coding sequence TTGCAACGCAAGCGTGTATCCTCCACTGAGCTGTTTTCCGTCGGTTACGATGCGCAAAACAGTACACTTGAGGTTGAGTTACTCAATGGTAGCCTGTATCGGTATAAAAACGTGGCACTGATGATTTATGAGGAACTGATGGCGTCGAATGCCAAAGCGCGCTACTACGCGCGTTACATCAGGAATTCCTTTCCATATGACAAAGTGCAATAG
- the fghA gene encoding S-formylglutathione hydrolase, with protein sequence MTVPLELLDEHRLFGGWQRRYRHAAESLKCAMTFSVFYPPVSADTVPPVVYWLSGLTCTDENFTLKSGAQRTAAELGLVLVMPDTSPRGEGVPDDPQYDLGQGAGFYLNATQAPWQQHYRMFDYLSEELPTLIRQHVSASTRLAISGHSMGGHGALMLALRHPGRFCSVSAFAPIVNPGQVPWGRKAFSAYLGEDEQQWQQYDSCHLLAGSEVSLPILIDQGDSDTFLPLQLQPEQLASIARSRQWPLTLRIQPGYDHSYYFIASFIDEHLRFHARYLHAG encoded by the coding sequence ATGACAGTCCCTCTGGAATTACTGGATGAGCACCGCCTGTTTGGCGGCTGGCAGCGTCGTTATCGCCACGCTGCCGAAAGCCTGAAATGCGCGATGACATTCAGCGTTTTTTATCCGCCAGTCAGCGCAGACACAGTACCACCGGTGGTGTATTGGTTATCTGGGCTGACGTGTACCGATGAAAACTTCACGCTCAAGTCCGGTGCGCAACGCACCGCAGCCGAGCTAGGCCTGGTGCTGGTCATGCCCGATACCAGCCCGCGCGGTGAAGGGGTGCCAGATGACCCGCAGTATGATTTAGGCCAGGGCGCAGGGTTTTATCTCAACGCCACTCAGGCCCCCTGGCAGCAGCACTACCGCATGTTTGACTACCTGAGCGAGGAGTTACCGACACTGATTCGCCAGCATGTCAGCGCCAGCACCCGGCTTGCCATCAGCGGCCATTCGATGGGAGGACATGGTGCACTGATGCTGGCATTGCGCCATCCGGGCCGGTTTTGTTCTGTTTCGGCCTTCGCCCCGATTGTAAACCCAGGTCAGGTTCCCTGGGGGCGTAAAGCCTTCAGCGCCTATCTGGGAGAGGACGAGCAGCAATGGCAGCAGTATGACAGTTGTCATCTGCTGGCAGGCAGTGAGGTTTCGCTTCCCATTCTTATCGATCAAGGCGATAGCGACACCTTCCTGCCCTTGCAATTACAACCTGAACAACTGGCGAGCATCGCCCGGTCGCGCCAATGGCCGCTCACGCTGCGCATCCAGCCGGGTTACGACCACAGTTACTACTTTATCGCCAGTTTTATTGACGAACACCTGCGTTTTCATGCCAGATACCTGCACGCGGGCTGA
- a CDS encoding S-(hydroxymethyl)glutathione dehydrogenase/class III alcohol dehydrogenase has translation MPMIKTRAAVAWGPNQPLSIEEVELMPPQKGEVLVRIVASGVCHTDAYTLSGKDPEGVFPAILGHEGAGIVEAVGEGVTSVAVGDHVIPLYTPECGECKFCRSGKTNLCQAIRATQGKGLMPDGTTRFFKDGQPIFHYMGTSTFAERTVVAEISLAKISKDAPLDEVCLLGCGVTTGMGAVVNTAKVQPGDTVAVFGLGGIGLSAIIGAKMAGAGRIIGIDLNTSKFELARKLGATDLINPKDHDKPIQDVIVELTDGGVDFSFECIGNVNVMRAALECCHKGWGESVIIGVAGAGEEIATRPFQLVTGRVWRGSAFGGVKGRSQLPGIVQRYLDGEFQLNDFITHTMPLEDINEAFALMHEGKSIRSVVHFNA, from the coding sequence ATGCCAATGATTAAAACCCGCGCTGCCGTTGCCTGGGGCCCGAACCAGCCCTTATCAATTGAAGAAGTGGAACTGATGCCACCGCAAAAAGGCGAAGTGCTGGTGCGTATTGTTGCCAGCGGCGTCTGCCATACCGATGCTTACACCCTGTCAGGCAAAGATCCCGAAGGCGTCTTTCCCGCAATTCTGGGCCATGAAGGAGCCGGAATTGTTGAAGCCGTTGGTGAGGGTGTGACCAGTGTTGCCGTCGGCGACCACGTCATCCCGCTCTACACACCGGAGTGCGGCGAATGTAAGTTCTGTCGTTCGGGTAAAACCAACCTGTGTCAGGCGATTCGGGCAACGCAGGGAAAAGGTCTGATGCCGGATGGCACAACGCGTTTCTTCAAAGATGGCCAGCCAATTTTCCATTACATGGGGACGTCAACATTTGCAGAGCGTACCGTGGTTGCCGAGATTTCACTGGCTAAAATCAGCAAAGACGCGCCCCTTGATGAAGTATGCCTGCTCGGTTGCGGCGTGACGACCGGGATGGGCGCGGTGGTAAATACCGCCAAAGTACAACCGGGGGATACAGTTGCGGTCTTCGGGCTTGGCGGGATTGGGTTATCGGCCATTATCGGCGCAAAAATGGCCGGGGCGGGTCGCATTATTGGTATCGACCTCAATACCAGCAAATTTGAACTGGCACGCAAGCTTGGCGCAACCGACCTGATTAACCCGAAAGACCACGACAAACCGATTCAGGACGTCATCGTCGAGCTGACCGATGGCGGGGTGGATTTTTCGTTCGAATGTATCGGCAATGTCAACGTGATGCGCGCCGCGCTGGAGTGCTGCCATAAAGGTTGGGGCGAGTCGGTGATTATTGGCGTCGCCGGTGCTGGTGAAGAGATTGCCACCCGCCCGTTTCAACTGGTTACGGGTCGTGTCTGGCGTGGCTCTGCCTTCGGTGGCGTAAAAGGTCGCTCGCAATTGCCGGGGATTGTGCAGCGCTATCTGGACGGCGAATTCCAGCTCAACGATTTTATTACCCACACCATGCCGCTTGAAGACATCAACGAGGCCTTTGCGCTCATGCATGAAGGTAAATCCATTCGTTCTGTCGTTCATTTCAACGCGTAG
- a CDS encoding LysR substrate-binding domain-containing protein yields MDLTQLRMFCLVADTGSLVRAAAQLGRVPSNLTTRLRQLELELGVDLFIRERQRVRLSPAGHNFLCYAQRILALSDEALAMAHTSEPAGVFALGAIESLLLTELPPLLAVFHHRYPQVQLSLRGDSCRPLLDAVSAGELAAALVTGPVSHDAIHSCQTFSQQLVLVTATGVAPVSQAQQIRHLPLLSLPAGCGYHQRLEGWLRAQGVTPPACVEMPSYSTLLAAVAGGAGVALVPHCVLAALPAGQQLQRHLLPADVATVNTCLIWRRDAFGPNVEALKKLMIERGT; encoded by the coding sequence ATGGATCTCACCCAACTGCGTATGTTTTGCCTGGTGGCAGACACCGGATCGCTGGTTCGTGCCGCAGCCCAGCTTGGCCGTGTGCCGTCAAACCTCACTACGCGCTTGCGCCAGTTAGAGCTGGAACTGGGGGTTGATCTGTTTATTCGTGAACGTCAGCGCGTGCGCCTGTCTCCCGCTGGCCATAATTTTTTGTGTTATGCCCAGCGTATTCTGGCGCTTAGCGATGAGGCGCTGGCGATGGCACACACCAGCGAGCCAGCCGGTGTCTTCGCGCTGGGCGCGATAGAAAGCCTGCTGCTCACCGAATTACCGCCGTTACTGGCGGTTTTTCATCACCGTTATCCGCAAGTCCAGCTATCGTTACGCGGTGATAGCTGTCGCCCCCTGCTGGACGCCGTCAGTGCCGGTGAACTCGCAGCGGCACTCGTTACCGGGCCAGTAAGCCATGACGCCATTCACAGTTGCCAGACCTTCTCGCAGCAATTGGTATTAGTGACTGCAACCGGCGTTGCACCAGTCTCTCAGGCACAGCAGATTCGCCACCTGCCGTTGCTCTCATTGCCTGCCGGGTGCGGCTACCACCAGCGACTGGAAGGCTGGCTGCGTGCTCAGGGTGTCACGCCACCGGCCTGTGTGGAAATGCCGTCATATAGCACCCTGCTGGCGGCTGTGGCAGGCGGTGCCGGTGTGGCGCTGGTTCCACACTGCGTACTGGCGGCATTGCCCGCGGGGCAACAGTTACAACGTCACTTACTGCCAGCGGATGTTGCCACCGTCAACACCTGCCTTATCTGGCGGCGGGATGCCTTTGGCCCCAATGTGGAAGCGTTGAAAAAACTGATGATTGAACGCGGAACCTGA